The following proteins are encoded in a genomic region of Oreochromis aureus strain Israel breed Guangdong linkage group 8, ZZ_aureus, whole genome shotgun sequence:
- the prr15lb gene encoding proline-rich protein 15-like protein B — MADSSWWRLTFSRKKKSESKVLYEIPAEHGSNTGNKDHPSSNGSPELDSQLNAKLEKIVDKSATKGRHVKVSNSGRYKEKKRVRATLAENPNLFADNNLSQENHKKKTEK, encoded by the coding sequence ATGGCTGACTCAAGCTGGTGGAGGCTGACCTTCTCACGCAAGAAGAAGTCTGAGTCCAAGGTTCTGTATGAAATCCCAGCTGAGCATGGCAGTAACACTGGGAACAAAGACCACCCGAGTAGTAACGGCTCTCCAGAACTGGACAGCCAGTTGAATGCCAAACTGGAGAAAATCGTCGATAAATCTGCCACCAAAGGACGCCACGTCAAGGTCTCCAACTCTGGCCGCtacaaggagaagaagagggtCCGCGCCACGCTGGCTGAGAACCCGAATCTGTTTGCAGACAACAACCTCAGTCAAGAGAATCATAAAAAGAAGACTGAGAAATAG
- the pnpo gene encoding pyridoxine-5'-phosphate oxidase: MRRILSTIVLRHICFIGGNLPCRATRIVGLPRVFTSKYCSGTSMDLSNMRKRYRGDLECFEESQLVSLDPIKQFGNWFDEATKCPEIGEPNAMCLATATNDGRPSARMVLLKGYSSEGFRFFTNYESRKGCELESNPHACLVFYWEPLNRQIRIEGTVERIPYQSSCDYFHSRPKSSQIGAVVSRQSTIVPNRDYLRQKNAELEEKYKDTEVPMPDYWGGYIIKPVSIEFWQGQTNRLHDRIVFTKLKDGESELGEFQHAAEGGWVYQRLSP, from the exons ATGAGGCGCATACTCAGTACGATTGTATTGAGGCATATTTGCTTTATTGGAGGAAATCTGCCCTGTCGTGCCACTCGGATAGTAGGGCTGCCGCGCGTTTTTACCTCGAAATACTGCAGCGGAACCAGCATGGACCTGAGTAACATGAGAAAGAGGTACAGAGGAGATCTGGAG TGCTTTGAGGAGAGTCAGCTCGTGTCTCTCGACCCCATCAAGCAGTTTGGAAACTGGTTCGATGAAGCCACCAAGTGTCCTGAAATAGGAGAGCCCAATGCTATGTGCCTCGCCACTGCCACCAA TGACGGACGTCCATCTGCTCGCATGGTCCTCCTGAAAGGTTACAGCAGTGAAGGTTTCCGTTTCTTCACCAACTATGAGAGCAGAAAGGGCTGCGAGCTG GAGAGCAATCCGCATGCATGCCTGGTCTTCTACTGGGAACCACTGAACAGACAG ATTCGCATTGAAGGCACCGTGGAGCGGATCCCCTACCAGAGCTCCTGTGATTACTTCCACTCCCGACCAAAGAGCAGCCAGATCGGAGCTGTCGTGAGCCGACAAAGCACTATTGTGCCTAACAGAGAT TATCTGAGGCAGAAAAATGCAGAACTAGAGGAGAAGTACAAGGACACAGAAGTGCCTATGCCTGATTACTG GGGCGGCTACATCATAAAGCCTGTTTCAATCGAGTTCTGGCAGGGACAGACAAACAGACTTCACGACCGCATCGTCTTCACCAAGCTGAAGGACGGAGAGTCTGAGCTGGGAGAGTTTCAGCACGCTGCAGAGGGAGGCTGGGTGTACCAGCGACTGTCCCCATGA
- the mrpl10 gene encoding 39S ribosomal protein L10, mitochondrial yields the protein MAATLCSKLLPKQGWVPLTQSVRHGSKAVTRHRKPLHIQKQKLLAVTQYIPPAREFPPGAYPSQTKHVQEDNDLTLLMKRELKKLFEDCKMIAVVQNSSSSAEDMMTLRHRLYKHNITVKFFPNKVVRSFLSDSIYCNMGPLFVGPTVMFVSKEPKVKEMLTTLRGSPQMTLLGACIDNTLLSAQGIVSYSKLPSMTVIQGEVVSGLSMLTSHTAYLLQRHPAHLSQLLQQYIKQQSSDGSAEAAPKAEEAT from the exons ATGGCGGCGACCTTGTGTTCAAAATTGCTGCCGAAACAGG GATGGGTTCCCCTCACACAGAGTGTCCGACACGGGTCCAAGGCTGTGACCCGCCACAGGAAGCCTCTGCACatccagaaacagaagctgctAGCTGTTACTCAATACATCCCCCCTGCACGGGAGTTTCCTCCAGGCGCTTACCCGTCCCAGACCAAGCACGTCCAGGAG GATAATGATTTGACTTTACTAATGAAGAGGGAGTTGAAGAAGTTGTTTGAGGATTGTAAAATGATCGCCGTGGtccagaacagcagcagcagtgctgaAGACATGATGACTCTCAGGCACAGACTTTATAAACACAACATCACAGTCAAGTTCTTCCCCAACAAG GTCGTGCGGTCGTTCCTGAGTGACTCCATTTACTGCAACATGGGTCCTCTGTTCGTCGGCCCAACGGTTATGTTTGTTAGCAAAGAGCCGAAGGTGAAAGAGATGCTGACGACTCTGAGGGGCAGCCCACAGATGACACTCCTGG GAGCCTGCATAGACAACACGCTGCTGAGTGCACAGGGCATCGTGAGCTACTCCAAACTGCCATCGATGACTGTCATCCAGGGCGAGGTGGTGAGCGGGCTCTCCATGCTGACTTCCCACACAGCTTACCTGCTGCAGCGCCACCCGGCCCACCTGTCACAGCTGCTCCAGCAGTATATCAAACAGCAGAGCTCGGATGGAAGCGCA